From one Halosimplex rubrum genomic stretch:
- a CDS encoding molybdopterin-binding protein produces the protein MDERRRSTADPPALATVRERLDEHLAPVDRTETLPVSTAVGRTLAASVAARRPVPGFDGAARDGFAVRADDTDGATERDPAVFAVGSDIDANAAVRVDAGRPLPDGATAVVGTESVAAPETDSATADGAGLSVTDPVEPGEGVRSTGADVAAKETVLRAGDRIGPSDPALCTAVGRTRVEVRQRPTVGIVPVGGGLTGGDPGPGEVVETDGTTVAEFVERAGGKVVLRDPVEPEPYALRPAVERDLTKDLLVTVGGTGAGESDRIVDAVDGLGEVFVDGVAVEPAETAALSVVRERPVLSIPGDPVAAFVATTRLVAPAVARLAEREPPEPRTVAAELAGPVESESGVESVVPVALDGDGGDGAETAAAVASTVRDEPLSTLARADGWVAVAPERERLAAGETVSVERWEASV, from the coding sequence ATGGACGAACGACGCCGGTCGACGGCGGACCCGCCCGCGCTCGCGACGGTCCGCGAGCGCCTCGACGAACACCTCGCCCCGGTCGACCGGACCGAGACGCTGCCGGTCAGCACCGCGGTCGGCCGCACGCTCGCCGCGTCCGTCGCCGCCCGTCGTCCCGTCCCCGGCTTCGACGGGGCCGCCCGCGACGGCTTCGCGGTCCGCGCCGACGACACCGACGGCGCGACCGAGCGCGACCCCGCTGTGTTCGCCGTCGGGAGCGATATCGACGCGAACGCGGCCGTCCGCGTCGACGCCGGACGGCCGCTCCCCGACGGCGCGACGGCCGTGGTCGGGACCGAATCGGTCGCCGCTCCGGAGACGGACTCGGCGACCGCCGACGGCGCCGGCCTGTCGGTCACCGATCCGGTCGAACCCGGCGAGGGCGTCCGGTCGACCGGGGCGGACGTGGCGGCCAAGGAGACGGTGCTGAGAGCGGGCGACCGGATCGGTCCGTCGGACCCGGCGCTCTGCACCGCGGTCGGGCGAACGCGCGTCGAGGTCCGCCAGCGGCCGACGGTCGGGATCGTCCCGGTCGGCGGCGGCCTCACCGGTGGAGACCCCGGACCCGGCGAGGTCGTCGAGACCGACGGGACGACCGTCGCCGAGTTCGTCGAGCGGGCCGGCGGGAAGGTCGTCCTCCGCGACCCGGTCGAGCCGGAGCCCTACGCGCTCCGGCCGGCCGTCGAGCGCGACCTGACGAAGGACCTGCTCGTGACGGTCGGCGGGACCGGCGCCGGCGAGTCCGACCGGATCGTCGACGCGGTCGACGGGCTGGGCGAGGTGTTCGTCGACGGCGTCGCGGTCGAACCCGCGGAGACGGCGGCGCTGAGCGTCGTCCGCGAGCGCCCCGTCCTCTCGATCCCCGGCGACCCCGTCGCGGCGTTCGTCGCGACGACGCGGCTGGTCGCCCCCGCGGTCGCCCGACTGGCCGAGCGCGAACCGCCCGAGCCGCGGACCGTGGCCGCCGAACTCGCCGGTCCGGTCGAGAGCGAGTCCGGTGTCGAGTCGGTCGTCCCGGTCGCGCTCGACGGTGACGGCGGAGACGGGGCCGAAACCGCGGCTGCGGTCGCGTCCACGGTGAGGGACGAACCGCTGTCGACGCTCGCGCGGGCGGACGGCTGGGTCGCGGTCGCGCCCGAACGCGAACGGCTGGCCGCGGGCGAAACGGTTTCCGTCGAGCGCTGGGAGGCGTCGGTATGA
- a CDS encoding Hsp20/alpha crystallin family protein, with protein MSTLRDALRDLPDAVFADVLESDDAYLLVLDLPGATDETVDAAVEGSRLRIEARREKAVPAEFDYVSEERSLFLDVELPLPPGVTGAGASGSIDRGVLELELPKAEAAPETQIPIDD; from the coding sequence ATGTCAACGTTGCGTGATGCGCTCCGGGACCTGCCCGACGCGGTGTTCGCTGACGTGCTGGAGAGCGACGACGCGTACCTGCTGGTACTGGACCTGCCGGGCGCGACCGACGAGACGGTCGACGCGGCCGTCGAGGGCAGTCGCCTGCGCATCGAGGCACGCCGCGAGAAGGCGGTTCCCGCCGAGTTCGACTACGTCTCGGAGGAGCGGTCGCTGTTTCTCGACGTCGAACTCCCGCTCCCGCCGGGCGTGACCGGCGCGGGCGCCTCCGGTTCGATCGACCGGGGCGTCCTCGAACTCGAACTGCCGAAGGCGGAGGCCGCGCCGGAGACGCAGATACCGATCGACGACTGA
- a CDS encoding YcaO-like family protein, with protein MTVELVGSGPAADAVAAALGDADEPLDRPESAAFDPGTRLAVVVDRAGAATFERANGRAREAGVPWVAVELGGIGGVPVVDAAVAAFDPEGACYRCLAARVESNADPDADPTAAPADATVRFAGAVAGRRAVQLLDPAEADPLGTAIELPHTEREFLPVPGCECGEGRDSVLDRGHLDRDVERSLSRAERGLDDRVGVVQQVGEAESYPAPYYLAQICDTGAFADATASRQAAGVDPGWDAAFMKALGEAYERYCAGVYHGREFKAAAATDLADAVAPSEFVRPESWVGNGDGGVDAGGDRAERPWVPGTDLVTERPVSLPAEAVHYPPPERTIRPAVTTGLGLGNSSVEALLSGLYEVVERDATTIAWYSTYEPLGLDVADPGYERLAARAGAEGLEATALLLTQDVDVPVVAVAVTREQWPALALGTAADLDAGRAARDALAEAVQNWVELDGMGREGAAETDGAIGHYADRPPVVDAFVSPETTVDAASVGPETVPEGGAHLDAVLDRVVDAGCSAYAARTTTRDVGRLGFEAVRVVVPTAQPLFFGDPYFGERARSVPADMGFEPALDRDHHPYP; from the coding sequence ATGACAGTCGAACTCGTCGGATCCGGCCCCGCCGCCGACGCGGTCGCGGCGGCGCTGGGCGACGCGGACGAACCGCTCGATCGGCCCGAGAGCGCGGCGTTCGACCCCGGGACGCGGCTGGCCGTGGTGGTCGACCGGGCCGGCGCGGCGACGTTCGAGCGAGCGAACGGCCGCGCCCGCGAGGCGGGCGTCCCCTGGGTCGCGGTCGAACTCGGCGGGATCGGCGGCGTACCGGTCGTCGACGCCGCCGTCGCGGCGTTCGACCCGGAAGGCGCGTGCTACCGGTGTCTCGCCGCCCGCGTCGAGTCGAACGCCGACCCCGACGCCGACCCGACGGCCGCGCCCGCCGACGCGACCGTCCGCTTCGCCGGCGCCGTCGCCGGCCGCCGGGCCGTCCAGTTGCTCGACCCCGCCGAGGCCGACCCGCTCGGAACCGCGATCGAACTCCCACACACCGAGCGGGAGTTCCTCCCGGTGCCGGGCTGTGAGTGCGGCGAGGGCCGGGACAGCGTCCTCGACCGCGGTCACCTCGACCGCGACGTGGAGCGGTCGCTCTCGCGGGCCGAACGCGGGCTCGACGACCGCGTCGGCGTCGTCCAGCAGGTCGGCGAGGCCGAGTCCTACCCGGCGCCGTACTACCTCGCCCAAATCTGCGACACCGGCGCGTTCGCGGACGCGACCGCTTCGCGGCAGGCGGCCGGCGTCGACCCCGGCTGGGACGCCGCGTTCATGAAGGCGCTCGGCGAGGCCTACGAACGGTACTGCGCCGGCGTCTACCACGGCCGGGAGTTCAAAGCCGCCGCCGCGACCGATCTCGCGGACGCCGTCGCCCCCTCCGAGTTCGTCCGTCCCGAGAGCTGGGTCGGGAACGGTGACGGCGGCGTCGACGCCGGCGGCGACCGGGCCGAGCGCCCGTGGGTCCCCGGGACGGACCTGGTCACGGAGCGGCCGGTCTCCCTGCCCGCCGAGGCGGTCCACTACCCGCCGCCCGAGCGGACGATCCGGCCGGCCGTCACCACCGGGCTCGGTCTCGGGAACTCCTCGGTCGAGGCGCTGCTGTCGGGGCTGTACGAGGTCGTCGAGCGCGACGCGACCACCATCGCCTGGTACTCGACGTACGAGCCGCTCGGACTGGACGTGGCCGACCCGGGCTACGAGCGCCTGGCCGCCCGCGCCGGCGCGGAAGGGCTCGAGGCGACCGCGCTCCTGCTCACGCAGGACGTGGACGTGCCCGTCGTCGCGGTCGCCGTCACCCGCGAGCAGTGGCCGGCGCTCGCGCTCGGAACGGCCGCCGACCTCGACGCCGGCCGGGCCGCCCGCGACGCGCTGGCCGAGGCCGTCCAGAACTGGGTCGAACTCGACGGGATGGGCCGCGAGGGCGCCGCCGAGACCGACGGTGCCATCGGCCACTACGCCGACCGCCCGCCGGTCGTCGACGCGTTCGTCAGCCCCGAGACGACCGTCGACGCCGCCTCCGTCGGCCCCGAGACCGTCCCCGAGGGCGGCGCTCACCTCGACGCCGTCCTCGACCGGGTCGTCGACGCCGGCTGTTCAGCCTACGCCGCCCGGACGACGACCCGCGACGTGGGGCGCCTCGGCTTCGAGGCCGTCCGCGTCGTCGTCCCGACCGCCCAGCCTCTGTTCTTCGGCGACCCGTACTTCGGCGAGCGCGCCCGCTCGGTCCCCGCCGACATGGGCTTCGAACCCGCCCTCGACCGCGACCACCACCCGTACCCCTGA
- a CDS encoding DUF63 family protein has translation MENERVLTERTWLGAFVALVAALAVGSVVATERVYDRFIWRYFWGPIYSDANNARCAALSGDGIELLGTDAACRAATGVVAETGYTTVSTFGYMAVLVFMLGGVYLLLDRLDVGGDKRLFLSLVPFMLSGGAVRVVEDATDAAVAAGVEPVVSYPLNVLFISPIIYVTVFLITLAALLASMWLEAREMVRNRYRALAGFGIGVLALTLAYLFFVAFTREYVSVYPQILLVDVGLASVLAYLLYVGADRYEPAINAGTGIVGLGILWAHAIDGVANVVAADWLPELGHPIEAYGAKHVANRAIIDVTQAIQPASLSAVIGTSWPFLFVKLAVALGIVWLFDERIFDESPRYAVLLLVAAAAVGLGPGTRDILRVTFAI, from the coding sequence ATGGAAAACGAGCGGGTCCTGACGGAGCGGACCTGGCTGGGTGCGTTCGTCGCGCTCGTGGCGGCGCTCGCGGTCGGGTCCGTCGTCGCCACCGAGCGCGTCTACGACCGGTTCATCTGGCGGTACTTCTGGGGGCCGATCTACTCGGACGCCAACAACGCCCGCTGTGCCGCCCTGTCCGGCGACGGGATCGAACTGCTGGGCACGGACGCGGCCTGCCGGGCGGCGACCGGCGTCGTCGCCGAGACCGGCTACACGACCGTCTCGACGTTCGGCTACATGGCCGTGCTGGTGTTCATGCTCGGCGGGGTCTACCTGTTGCTCGACCGGCTGGACGTGGGCGGGGACAAGCGTCTGTTCCTCTCGCTGGTCCCGTTCATGCTGTCCGGCGGGGCGGTCCGGGTCGTCGAGGACGCGACCGACGCCGCGGTCGCCGCGGGCGTCGAACCGGTCGTCAGCTACCCGCTGAACGTGCTGTTCATCAGCCCGATCATCTACGTGACGGTGTTCCTGATCACGCTGGCGGCCCTGCTGGCGAGCATGTGGCTCGAAGCCCGGGAGATGGTCCGGAACCGCTACCGGGCCCTGGCCGGGTTCGGGATCGGGGTCCTCGCGCTCACGCTGGCGTACCTCTTCTTCGTCGCCTTCACCCGCGAGTACGTCTCCGTCTACCCGCAGATCCTGCTCGTCGACGTGGGGCTGGCGTCCGTGCTCGCCTACCTCCTGTACGTCGGCGCCGACCGCTACGAGCCCGCGATCAACGCGGGGACTGGCATCGTCGGCCTGGGGATCCTCTGGGCGCACGCGATCGACGGCGTGGCCAACGTCGTCGCGGCCGACTGGCTGCCCGAGCTGGGCCACCCGATCGAGGCCTACGGCGCGAAACACGTCGCCAACCGGGCGATCATCGACGTCACCCAGGCGATCCAGCCGGCGTCGCTGTCCGCGGTGATCGGGACCTCCTGGCCGTTCCTGTTCGTGAAACTCGCCGTCGCGCTGGGGATCGTGTGGCTGTTCGACGAGCGGATCTTCGACGAGAGCCCGCGCTACGCCGTGCTCTTGCTCGTCGCGGCGGCGGCCGTCGGGCTCGGCCCGGGGACCCGGGACATCCTCCGGGTCACGTTCGCGATCTGA
- the tbsP gene encoding transcriptional regulator TbsP, translating into MSSNFLEADVGAVLAGVFRDSSGVVYAVNPTRETISELIFGLHEVETRPTVRLLAPGDPIKDVLADFIVAGHAADLVDAGTLELRVLADAPEASLLVTESAVVSLVEAGDRVGGLTTTDDAFVEDMRGRYEREWTDAEAYSLRTPPLSAVRETLAADIGADTAEDFDGLLDSLTVAKGDGEGLGEVAIALLVAARNGQLLYDMSKWGEDVGLASKATFSRMKTRLEDSGLVTTEKVPIDVGRPRLRLRLAEDVRDLDLPELGTVAQNRLDE; encoded by the coding sequence ATGAGTTCGAACTTTCTCGAAGCCGACGTGGGTGCCGTTCTGGCGGGCGTCTTTCGGGACAGTAGCGGCGTCGTCTACGCGGTCAACCCGACGCGGGAGACTATCTCCGAGCTGATATTCGGGCTGCACGAGGTGGAGACGCGGCCGACCGTTCGGTTGCTCGCGCCCGGCGACCCGATCAAGGACGTGCTCGCGGACTTCATCGTCGCCGGCCACGCCGCCGACCTCGTCGACGCCGGAACCCTGGAGCTGCGGGTGCTGGCGGACGCCCCCGAGGCGTCGCTGCTGGTGACCGAGTCGGCGGTCGTCTCGCTGGTCGAGGCCGGCGACCGGGTCGGCGGCCTGACGACCACCGACGACGCCTTCGTCGAGGACATGCGCGGGCGCTACGAGCGCGAGTGGACCGACGCCGAGGCGTACTCGCTGCGGACGCCCCCGCTGTCGGCGGTCCGCGAGACGCTGGCGGCCGACATCGGCGCCGACACCGCCGAGGACTTCGACGGCCTGCTCGACTCGCTGACGGTCGCGAAGGGCGACGGCGAGGGACTGGGCGAGGTCGCCATCGCACTGCTGGTCGCCGCGCGCAACGGCCAGTTGCTCTACGACATGAGCAAGTGGGGCGAGGACGTGGGCCTGGCGAGCAAGGCCACCTTCTCGCGGATGAAGACCCGCCTCGAGGACAGCGGCCTCGTCACCACGGAGAAGGTGCCCATCGACGTGGGCCGACCGCGCCTGCGGCTCCGGCTGGCCGAGGACGTGCGCGACCTCGACCTGCCGGAACTGGGGACGGTCGCCCAGAATCGACTGGACGAGTGA
- a CDS encoding ABC1 kinase family protein, with amino-acid sequence MNLRAYWRFVVVTWQFLPLLVAYTRDRNRFLLFGRSRTVSAETRRERARVLLDTLLTLGPTFIKLGQLLSTRPDVLPPEYIEELEELQDRVPPADWERAREVLEDEVGPVDETFDEFDTEAISGASLGQVYYATTENGEVAVKVRRPGVKDLIESDLRVIRWSLPILMYFVDESRSFSLQTLADEFDKTIREEMDYGREAEMLTEIRENFADDSRIRIPEVDETRSTKRVLAMEYVPGTKITDIEELDDRRLDRTELAETLQEAYLQMIIEDGVFHADPHPGNLAVQDDGTLVFYDFGMSGYVDPFIQDKIVDFYIAVADQDIQAILDTLVEMGTLSPEADRKVMADVLELAIADARGEDIEQYRVQQIVQQVEDTIYDFPFRLPANLALVLRVATVVEGVCVTLDPDFDFIDVATGYLREQGFLADTAREYVQDRADEVQEAAKSAVRTPPKLEEALDQAVNEDLRVEVDIRDSQRLLDRIAKRLIYGMVLASAVFSSAVLVAFEQFVAAAVAVGFTVLVGLLLFLSFRDREGIRAQPQFTRQSMREGDRER; translated from the coding sequence GTGAACCTACGCGCCTACTGGCGGTTCGTCGTCGTCACGTGGCAGTTCCTGCCGCTCCTGGTCGCGTACACGCGGGACCGCAACCGGTTCCTCCTCTTCGGCCGGAGCCGAACGGTCTCCGCCGAGACCCGTCGCGAGCGAGCGCGGGTCCTCCTCGACACGCTCCTGACGCTCGGGCCGACGTTCATCAAGCTCGGCCAGCTGCTCTCGACGCGGCCGGACGTGCTCCCGCCGGAGTACATCGAGGAACTCGAGGAGCTACAGGACCGCGTCCCGCCGGCCGACTGGGAGCGGGCCCGCGAGGTGCTGGAGGACGAAGTCGGGCCGGTCGACGAGACCTTCGACGAGTTCGACACCGAGGCCATCAGCGGGGCCAGCCTCGGCCAGGTGTACTACGCGACGACCGAGAACGGCGAGGTGGCGGTGAAGGTACGTCGGCCGGGGGTGAAAGACCTCATCGAGTCGGACCTGCGGGTGATCCGCTGGTCGCTGCCGATCCTGATGTACTTCGTCGACGAGTCGCGCTCGTTCTCCCTGCAGACGCTCGCCGACGAGTTCGACAAGACGATCCGCGAGGAGATGGACTACGGCCGCGAGGCGGAGATGCTGACCGAGATCCGCGAGAACTTCGCCGACGACTCGCGGATCCGGATCCCAGAGGTCGACGAGACCCGCTCGACGAAGCGGGTGCTCGCGATGGAGTACGTCCCCGGGACGAAGATCACCGACATCGAGGAGCTGGACGACCGCCGGCTCGACCGGACGGAGCTGGCCGAGACCCTCCAGGAGGCGTACCTCCAGATGATCATCGAGGACGGCGTCTTCCACGCCGACCCCCACCCCGGCAACCTCGCGGTGCAGGACGACGGGACGCTCGTCTTCTACGACTTCGGCATGAGCGGCTACGTCGACCCGTTCATCCAGGACAAGATCGTCGATTTCTACATCGCCGTCGCCGACCAGGACATCCAGGCGATCCTCGACACGCTCGTCGAGATGGGGACGCTCAGTCCGGAGGCCGACCGCAAGGTGATGGCCGACGTGCTCGAACTCGCCATCGCCGACGCCCGCGGCGAGGACATCGAGCAGTACCGCGTCCAGCAGATCGTCCAGCAGGTCGAGGACACCATCTACGACTTCCCGTTCCGCCTGCCGGCCAACCTCGCGCTCGTCCTCCGAGTGGCGACCGTCGTCGAAGGGGTCTGTGTCACGCTCGACCCGGACTTCGACTTCATCGACGTGGCCACGGGGTATCTCCGCGAGCAGGGCTTCCTCGCCGACACGGCTCGCGAGTACGTCCAGGACCGCGCCGACGAGGTCCAGGAGGCCGCGAAATCGGCCGTCCGGACGCCGCCGAAACTGGAGGAGGCGCTCGACCAGGCCGTCAACGAGGACCTGCGGGTCGAGGTCGACATCCGGGACTCACAGAGGCTCCTCGACCGGATCGCCAAGCGGCTCATCTACGGGATGGTGCTGGCCAGCGCCGTCTTCTCCTCGGCGGTCCTCGTCGCCTTCGAGCAGTTCGTCGCCGCCGCCGTCGCGGTCGGCTTCACGGTCCTCGTGGG
- a CDS encoding inositol monophosphatase family protein — translation MTDAHRRVAVAERAARAGGAVARQAFRGDLAVETKADKNDLVTESDRDAQRQVVSTLRAEFPNDAIVGEEEAVPMGPAGEETEILSDVPESGDTWVVDPIDGTANFARGLRTWGTAVAAVAGGDLAAAAVYLPATEDMYAAGAETGTRNGSALSVSDRTDPETFAVAPVGRFERGSGDELGAIAESVVDDLGDFRRFGSMQATLSFVASGELDAAFSTYTPDPWDSLAGIHLVRRAGGTVTDLAGEPWTRDSEGIVASNGEAHEAVRAVARAAESG, via the coding sequence GTGACCGACGCACACAGACGCGTGGCGGTGGCCGAGCGGGCGGCGCGGGCGGGCGGCGCCGTCGCTCGGCAGGCGTTTCGCGGTGACCTGGCGGTCGAGACGAAAGCGGACAAGAACGACCTGGTGACCGAATCCGACCGGGACGCCCAGCGACAGGTCGTCTCGACGCTGCGCGCGGAGTTCCCGAACGACGCGATCGTCGGCGAAGAGGAGGCGGTGCCGATGGGGCCGGCCGGCGAGGAGACGGAGATCCTGTCGGACGTCCCCGAGAGCGGGGACACGTGGGTCGTCGACCCGATCGACGGGACGGCGAACTTCGCGCGCGGCCTGCGCACCTGGGGGACCGCGGTCGCGGCGGTGGCCGGCGGCGATCTGGCTGCGGCGGCCGTCTACCTGCCGGCGACCGAGGACATGTACGCCGCGGGGGCCGAGACGGGCACCCGCAACGGGTCGGCGCTGTCGGTCAGCGACCGGACCGACCCGGAGACGTTCGCGGTCGCGCCCGTCGGCCGCTTCGAGCGCGGGAGCGGCGACGAGCTGGGCGCCATCGCCGAGTCGGTCGTCGACGACCTGGGCGACTTCCGGCGGTTCGGCAGCATGCAGGCGACGCTGTCGTTCGTCGCGAGCGGCGAGCTCGACGCCGCCTTCTCGACGTACACGCCCGATCCGTGGGACTCGCTGGCCGGGATCCACCTCGTCCGGCGGGCCGGCGGGACGGTCACGGATCTGGCGGGCGAGCCGTGGACCCGGGACAGCGAGGGGATCGTCGCGAGCAACGGCGAGGCCCACGAGGCGGTTCGCGCGGTCGCGCGAGCGGCCGAGTCGGGGTAG
- a CDS encoding molybdopterin biosynthesis protein codes for MSDRKEFRDLADPERAREVVASLDLSAGSERVALEDARGRVLAERVDAALDVPGFDRAAMDGYAVRAPDTYGASEARRASTASGGTASDAEPVTLPVVGSVHAGETPGVALDEGEAAEISTGAVMPEGADAVVIVERTEELTAPSGGEGADGEESDETDRRVRIETAVTPGENVMLAGADIAAGERALGPGTELTPREIGLLSALGVDEVPVRATPRVAIVSTGDELVRPGEDLDHRAGQIHDVNSYAVATAVEEAGGEPVVYPHVGDDTDAMEETLLDAAADCDLVLTSGSTSASAVDVVYRVIEDQGELLLHGVAIKPGKPMIVGRIGGDPGAGSDAGDGNDGAAYVGLPGYPVSALTIFRTFVAPAIRSSAGIPEPRTARVDGRMAVTERTEEGRRRLLAVGLVEDEAGETLVYPVDKGSGATTTLTAADGVVDVPADTNRLSAGEKVTVDLFSPDVRPPTLLGVGEDDPALSRLLDRLERPRYLARGSRGGLRELRDGLPDVAVVAGPFDADEEGIADAAELGGWSREWGLVVPDGNPEGVTGLADLVDRELSFVNRGTESGLRTSLSNALADLADGRGVDRRTVTESISGFDRAARAFESPARSVAAGDADAGLGLRATAAKLGLGFVPVGSQPVRVLANPDRLETASVRELDGLLADASPVLDGLDGFDRR; via the coding sequence ATGAGCGACCGCAAGGAGTTCCGCGACCTGGCCGACCCCGAGCGCGCCCGGGAGGTGGTCGCCTCGCTGGACCTGTCGGCGGGGAGCGAGCGCGTGGCCCTCGAAGACGCCCGCGGCCGGGTCCTCGCCGAGCGGGTCGACGCGGCGCTGGACGTGCCCGGATTCGACCGCGCCGCGATGGACGGCTACGCCGTGCGAGCGCCCGACACGTACGGCGCGAGCGAGGCGCGGCGCGCCTCGACGGCGAGCGGTGGAACCGCGAGCGACGCAGAGCCCGTCACCCTCCCGGTCGTCGGGAGCGTCCACGCCGGCGAGACGCCCGGCGTGGCACTCGACGAGGGTGAAGCCGCCGAGATATCGACCGGCGCCGTCATGCCCGAGGGCGCCGACGCCGTCGTGATCGTCGAGCGGACCGAGGAACTGACTGCCCCATCCGGTGGGGAGGGCGCCGACGGTGAGGAGAGCGACGAAACGGACCGCCGCGTCCGTATCGAGACGGCCGTCACCCCCGGCGAGAACGTCATGCTCGCCGGCGCGGACATCGCGGCGGGCGAGCGGGCGCTCGGTCCGGGCACGGAGTTGACCCCCCGCGAGATCGGTCTGCTGTCGGCCCTGGGCGTCGACGAGGTGCCGGTCCGGGCGACGCCGCGGGTCGCCATCGTCTCGACCGGCGACGAACTCGTCCGGCCCGGCGAGGACCTGGACCACCGGGCCGGCCAGATCCACGACGTGAACAGCTACGCCGTGGCGACCGCCGTCGAGGAGGCCGGCGGCGAGCCTGTCGTCTACCCCCACGTCGGCGACGACACGGACGCGATGGAGGAGACGCTCCTCGACGCGGCCGCCGACTGCGACCTCGTGTTGACCTCGGGGTCGACCAGCGCCAGCGCCGTCGACGTGGTGTATCGGGTCATCGAGGACCAGGGCGAACTGCTGTTGCACGGCGTCGCCATAAAGCCCGGCAAGCCGATGATCGTCGGTCGGATCGGTGGCGACCCCGGCGCCGGGAGCGACGCCGGGGACGGGAACGACGGCGCCGCCTACGTCGGTCTGCCGGGCTACCCGGTGTCGGCGCTGACCATCTTCCGCACGTTCGTCGCGCCGGCGATCCGGTCGTCCGCGGGGATCCCCGAGCCGCGAACCGCTCGCGTCGACGGGCGGATGGCGGTCACCGAGCGCACCGAGGAGGGTCGCCGACGCCTGCTCGCGGTCGGGCTGGTCGAGGACGAGGCGGGCGAGACGCTCGTCTACCCCGTCGACAAGGGCAGCGGCGCGACGACGACGCTCACCGCGGCCGACGGCGTCGTCGACGTGCCCGCGGACACGAACCGCCTCTCGGCCGGGGAGAAGGTGACCGTCGACCTGTTCTCGCCGGACGTGCGCCCGCCGACGCTGCTGGGCGTCGGCGAGGACGACCCGGCACTGTCGCGGCTGCTCGACCGACTGGAGCGGCCGCGGTATCTCGCTCGCGGCTCCCGCGGCGGACTGCGCGAGCTGCGCGATGGGCTCCCCGACGTGGCCGTCGTCGCCGGCCCCTTCGACGCCGACGAGGAGGGTATCGCGGACGCGGCGGAACTGGGCGGCTGGTCCCGCGAGTGGGGGCTGGTCGTCCCCGACGGGAACCCGGAGGGCGTGACGGGACTCGCGGATCTGGTCGACCGGGAGCTGTCGTTCGTCAACCGCGGGACCGAGTCGGGACTGCGGACGAGCCTCTCGAACGCGCTGGCCGACCTGGCCGACGGGCGCGGGGTCGACCGGCGGACGGTCACGGAGTCGATTTCGGGGTTCGACCGCGCCGCGCGAGCCTTCGAGAGCCCCGCCAGGTCGGTGGCCGCCGGCGACGCCGACGCGGGGCTGGGGTTGCGCGCGACGGCCGCGAAGCTCGGGCTCGGATTCGTCCCCGTCGGGTCCCAGCCCGTTCGGGTGCTGGCTAACCCCGACCGACTGGAGACGGCGAGCGTGCGGGAACTGGACGGGCTGCTGGCGGACGCGTCACCGGTGCTGGACGGACTCGACGGGTTCGATCGCCGGTGA